A genomic region of Deltaproteobacteria bacterium contains the following coding sequences:
- a CDS encoding efflux transporter outer membrane subunit → MKRYFINISVVLTLSLQGCMITPRARTSDLSIPATWSTTQDSKPVEEGAPATAHPPAELTRWWTTLSDPLLLSLVDRAVQANLDVREAEARIREARASRTVVAADAWPSLNASGIYTRSRRSENVISTPSSVPGGGSSSNLFGFGGEQDFFQSSFDASWELDVFGRVRWSVEAAEANIAAAEESRGDVLVALLADVARNYVELRGFQYRLAIAHENIAAQEESLEIARVRFQAGVTSALDAAEAQSLLASTRAQVPPLERGAQQTIHRLGILLGQPPGTLLAELSPQASIPQATLAGTIGLPSDLLRRRPDIRRAERELAAATARIGVAAADLFPRFSLTGALGLQSLDVTDLAEWPSRFWTAGGAIRWPIFDAGRIRANIRVQDARQEQALARYERTILQSFEEVENALVGYAREQERRQLLIAAVQADREALELASERYTGGLTDFLNVILAQRALYGSQDALAQNETSVIVQLLTLYKALGGGWEVYPPSS, encoded by the coding sequence ATGAAAAGGTACTTCATCAATATCAGTGTGGTGCTGACTCTCAGCCTGCAGGGGTGCATGATCACGCCTCGGGCGCGCACTTCGGACTTGTCCATTCCTGCGACGTGGAGCACCACCCAGGACAGTAAACCCGTGGAAGAAGGCGCACCGGCCACGGCTCATCCGCCGGCGGAGTTGACGCGTTGGTGGACGACGCTGAGCGATCCTTTGTTGCTCTCACTTGTCGATAGAGCCGTACAGGCGAACCTCGACGTGCGCGAAGCCGAGGCGCGCATTCGTGAAGCACGCGCCTCGCGCACGGTGGTGGCGGCGGATGCTTGGCCTTCACTCAATGCCTCGGGAATCTACACGCGCAGCCGCCGTAGCGAAAATGTTATCTCCACACCATCAAGCGTTCCTGGAGGCGGGAGCAGTAGCAATCTCTTTGGCTTTGGTGGTGAGCAGGACTTCTTCCAGTCCAGCTTTGACGCCAGTTGGGAACTCGATGTGTTTGGACGAGTGCGCTGGTCTGTGGAAGCGGCGGAGGCGAATATCGCCGCGGCGGAAGAGAGTCGTGGTGATGTCCTGGTGGCTCTCTTGGCGGATGTGGCGCGTAATTATGTCGAACTGCGTGGGTTTCAATATCGGCTGGCTATCGCCCATGAGAATATCGCGGCGCAAGAAGAAAGTTTGGAGATTGCCCGCGTACGGTTCCAAGCCGGAGTGACCAGCGCGCTTGACGCGGCGGAAGCGCAGTCGCTATTAGCCAGCACCCGTGCGCAAGTGCCACCCTTGGAACGCGGCGCGCAACAAACGATCCATCGACTGGGAATACTCCTTGGTCAACCGCCAGGGACGCTCCTTGCGGAGTTATCTCCCCAAGCGTCGATTCCCCAAGCGACATTGGCTGGAACGATCGGTCTCCCGTCAGACCTCCTACGTCGTCGCCCGGATATTCGACGAGCGGAGCGCGAACTAGCGGCGGCGACCGCTCGCATCGGCGTAGCGGCGGCTGACTTGTTCCCGCGCTTCTCTCTTACCGGCGCGCTCGGTTTACAGAGTCTGGATGTCACGGATCTGGCGGAGTGGCCGAGTCGATTTTGGACGGCTGGCGGAGCTATCCGTTGGCCGATCTTCGACGCCGGTCGTATTCGCGCCAATATCCGCGTGCAAGATGCACGGCAAGAACAAGCCTTGGCGCGCTATGAGCGCACCATTTTGCAATCATTTGAGGAAGTGGAAAACGCGTTAGTCGGATATGCCAGGGAGCAAGAACGCCGTCAACTTCTCATTGCCGCCGTGCAAGCCGACCGCGAAGCGCTGGAGCTGGCCAGCGAGCGGTATACCGGGGGACTAACTGATTTTCTCAACGTGATTCTCGCTCAGCGCGCGCTCTATGGAAGCCAGGACGCGCTGGCTCAGAACGAAACCTCGGTGATCGTGCAGCTCCTTACCCTCTACAAAGCGCTCGGCGGCGGCTGGGAAGTGTATCCTCCGAGTTCCTGA
- a CDS encoding DUF433 domain-containing protein, with the protein MKIPELDRITFDPQIMDGQACIRGMRVTVSLILNLVASGMSTPEIIRAYPYIEPEDVAQALHYAAWLAEERQYDRLEADSTPRVLSRKRSQLL; encoded by the coding sequence ATGAAAATTCCCGAACTTGATCGCATCACATTCGATCCGCAAATCATGGACGGACAGGCTTGCATCCGTGGAATGCGGGTCACAGTTTCTTTAATTCTCAACTTGGTAGCAAGTGGCATGTCCACCCCGGAGATCATTCGAGCATACCCTTACATCGAACCGGAAGATGTCGCACAAGCGTTGCATTACGCAGCGTGGTTGGCGGAGGAACGACAGTACGACAGGCTTGAGGCAGACTCGACACCGAGGGTTTTGTCGCGAAAGCGCTCTCAGCTTCTCTAG
- a CDS encoding enoyl-CoA hydratase/isomerase family protein: MEFKDILYNKRGQAAWVTLNRPQALNAITPELIRSLRAAAEDALADDAVRALVITGAGRGFCAGADIRVLDNANLEHFRSFLNELTEVWSLVRTFPKPTIAAINGVVVGAGFELTLVCDFRIAATTARLGSAEVRINQPMTDGSTYLLPRLIGEAKSKEIAMTGDILSAEEAGRLGLVNAVVEPALLRDTVEALVAKLASRGPIAVAQIKQCFARNRDIDIESAILMENEAATACFVSEDQKEGLHAFLEKREPKWTGR; this comes from the coding sequence ATGGAATTCAAAGACATTCTCTACAACAAACGCGGCCAAGCGGCTTGGGTCACTTTGAACCGCCCGCAAGCGCTGAATGCCATTACCCCGGAATTGATCCGCAGCCTGAGAGCAGCGGCCGAGGATGCGCTGGCTGACGATGCGGTAAGAGCATTGGTCATCACCGGCGCCGGACGTGGCTTCTGTGCCGGCGCGGACATTCGCGTGCTCGATAACGCGAATCTTGAGCACTTCCGCTCGTTCCTCAACGAACTGACGGAAGTATGGAGCTTGGTCCGCACCTTTCCCAAACCGACGATTGCCGCGATCAACGGCGTGGTGGTCGGCGCGGGGTTCGAACTGACCTTGGTCTGCGATTTTCGCATCGCCGCCACGACGGCACGCCTCGGCTCGGCTGAAGTGCGGATCAATCAGCCGATGACCGATGGCTCGACCTATCTCCTCCCACGCTTGATCGGTGAGGCCAAAAGCAAAGAGATCGCCATGACCGGCGACATCCTCAGCGCCGAAGAAGCGGGACGACTCGGCTTGGTCAATGCCGTTGTCGAACCGGCCCTGCTCAGAGATACCGTCGAGGCACTGGTCGCAAAGCTCGCGAGTCGTGGCCCTATCGCGGTCGCGCAGATCAAGCAGTGCTTCGCGCGTAATCGTGATATCGATATCGAGTCCGCCATCTTGATGGAAAACGAAGCGGCGACAGCATGCTTTGTCTCGGAAGATCAAAAGGAAGGGCTCCATGCATTTTTGGAAAAACGAGAGCCAAAGTGGACAGGGAGGTAA
- a CDS encoding MBL fold metallo-hydrolase — MRLFFGFALFAWALIAPMAFGQQQDFSKIDVKGSKVSGNVYMLQADLGSGNIGASVGPDGILIVDDQFAPQADKIRAALKEAGGGPLKFILNTHWHFDHVGSNKVFGPEAPIIAHTNVRKRLMTEQKIMGRTFPPEPKQAWPVITFDNALSIHFNGEEIKMFHLLPGHTDGDSVVYFTGSKVVHMGDQFIANGFPFIDYESGGDVEGFTKNVATVLVQLPPDTKVIPGHGSLSTLDDLKRYHRMLVETTASVRQRMEAGKSLDAIKAEGFPDEWKPFGGGFIKAEMWIEAIHAGLSRQKTPAK; from the coding sequence ATGCGACTGTTTTTTGGGTTCGCGCTCTTTGCCTGGGCGCTCATCGCACCAATGGCGTTTGGCCAACAGCAAGACTTCTCGAAGATCGATGTCAAAGGCAGCAAGGTCAGCGGCAATGTCTATATGCTGCAAGCCGACTTGGGGAGCGGCAATATTGGCGCGTCCGTCGGCCCTGACGGGATTCTCATTGTCGACGATCAGTTTGCACCACAGGCAGACAAGATTCGCGCGGCACTGAAAGAGGCCGGTGGTGGGCCACTCAAGTTCATCCTCAACACCCATTGGCACTTCGATCATGTGGGTAGCAACAAGGTCTTCGGTCCCGAGGCGCCCATCATCGCCCATACCAACGTGCGCAAACGCCTCATGACAGAGCAGAAGATCATGGGGCGAACATTCCCCCCTGAGCCGAAACAAGCCTGGCCGGTGATTACGTTCGACAATGCGCTGTCGATTCATTTCAACGGCGAAGAGATCAAGATGTTTCATCTGCTCCCGGGCCACACCGATGGCGACAGCGTCGTGTATTTCACCGGCTCGAAAGTCGTCCATATGGGCGATCAGTTCATTGCCAACGGCTTCCCGTTCATCGACTACGAGAGTGGCGGCGATGTCGAAGGTTTTACCAAGAACGTCGCCACCGTACTTGTGCAGCTTCCCCCCGACACGAAAGTCATTCCCGGTCACGGCTCCTTGTCTACTCTAGATGATCTCAAGCGGTATCACCGCATGTTGGTGGAAACGACTGCGAGTGTCCGTCAGCGTATGGAAGCCGGCAAAAGTCTCGACGCTATCAAAGCCGAAGGATTCCCGGACGAGTGGAAGCCGTTTGGTGGGGGGTTCATTAAAGCGGAAATGTGGATCGAAGCGATTCATGCCGGTTTGTCTCGGCAGAAGACCCCGGCGAAATGA
- a CDS encoding BrnT family toxin, with amino-acid sequence MQLYDVIWKDKFVEKIAVKHGISTEEVEEVLFATPHIRLAEKGRIKDEHLYVAYGQTEEGRYLVVFFIRKRRVAALPISARDMTSSERKYYRGQKEAR; translated from the coding sequence TTGCAGCTCTACGACGTCATCTGGAAGGATAAGTTCGTCGAAAAGATCGCCGTTAAACACGGCATCTCGACGGAAGAAGTCGAGGAAGTGCTCTTCGCAACCCCTCATATCCGCTTGGCCGAAAAAGGACGTATCAAGGATGAACATCTCTACGTCGCCTATGGACAGACGGAAGAAGGTCGATATCTGGTGGTCTTCTTTATCCGTAAACGTCGAGTTGCGGCATTACCTATCTCTGCTCGCGATATGACATCGTCAGAAAGGAAATACTACCGTGGGCAAAAAGAAGCCCGTTGA